In one window of Gossypium arboreum isolate Shixiya-1 chromosome 4, ASM2569848v2, whole genome shotgun sequence DNA:
- the LOC108458388 gene encoding uncharacterized protein LOC108458388 isoform X2 gives MQISKEKKTEQKSKEKMLPLPLKLVRQAITHHPLLLSQNTHHRRRRSRRRDHHRRDLDEEEDDDSENDACNSKPSSYNFYHHSSKPTKPKSKTPFLLFLPTRELIGDTYRLANIAREMGLFKLVFITTDSDYDPKSDDARNWDCCSISLFSRRTGDRIESMQSFSRALTGMGWTLYSTRKNPSLDSLNTATKSVHLFRKVDSGRVRGGRGNGEHRIRELRLPSLDFRNAPLKILQYIVLMTDDVFYLG, from the exons ATGCAAATctctaaagaaaagaaaacagaaCAAAAAAGCAAAGAAAAGATGCTCCCTCTCCCACTAAAGTTGGTACGACAAGCCATTACACATCACCCTCTCCTTCTCTCCCAAAATACTCACCACCGTCGTCGCCGCAGTCGCCGTCGCGATCACCACCGCCGTGAtcttgatgaagaagaagatgatgatagtGAAAATGATGCCTGCAATTCCAAGCCCAGCTCTTACAATTTTTATCATCATTCCTCAAAACCAACGAAACCCAAATCCAAAACCccatttcttctttttcttcctacTAGAGAACTCATCGGTGATACATACAGGTTGGCCAACATAGCTAGAGAAATGG GTCTTTTCAAGCTGGTCTTTATCACTACCGACTCGGATTATGACCCCAAATCCGATGATGCCCGCAACTGGGATTGCTGCTCCATCTCTCTGTTTTCAAGGCGGACAGGCGATAGGATCGAGTCCATGCAGTCATTTTCAAGGGCTTTAACTGGAATGGGATGGACCCTTTACAGTACAAGGAAAAACCCTTCTCTGGATTCCCTTAATACCGCTACCAAATCGGTTCACTTGTTCAGAAAAGTGGATTCTGGTCGTGTTCGTGGAGGAAGAGGCAATGGGGAACACAGGATAAGAGAGCTGAGATTGCCTTCGTTGGATTTCAGGAATGCTCCTTTGAAGATATTGCAGTATATTGTTTTGATGACTGATGATGTTTTTTATCTTGGGTAA
- the LOC108458388 gene encoding uncharacterized protein LOC108458388 isoform X1: MQISKEKKTEQKSKEKMLPLPLKLVRQAITHHPLLLSQNTHHRRRRSRRRDHHRRDLDEEEDDDSENDACNSKPSSYNFYHHSSKPTKPKSKTPFLLFLPTRELIGDTYRLANIAREMGMDLYPTPSLSHIIFSFSSSSPSPSSSSSISSASSSSASSSALSLSSSFSMPLPTGAVLISFPSLSSSSLSHLRSFVSLSKGLFKLVFITTDSDYDPKSDDARNWDCCSISLFSRRTGDRIESMQSFSRALTGMGWTLYSTRKNPSLDSLNTATKSVHLFRKVDSGRVRGGRGNGEHRIRELRLPSLDFRNAPLKILQYIVLMTDDVFYLG; encoded by the coding sequence ATGCAAATctctaaagaaaagaaaacagaaCAAAAAAGCAAAGAAAAGATGCTCCCTCTCCCACTAAAGTTGGTACGACAAGCCATTACACATCACCCTCTCCTTCTCTCCCAAAATACTCACCACCGTCGTCGCCGCAGTCGCCGTCGCGATCACCACCGCCGTGAtcttgatgaagaagaagatgatgatagtGAAAATGATGCCTGCAATTCCAAGCCCAGCTCTTACAATTTTTATCATCATTCCTCAAAACCAACGAAACCCAAATCCAAAACCccatttcttctttttcttcctacTAGAGAACTCATCGGTGATACATACAGGTTGGCCAACATAGCTAGAGAAATGGGTATGGATTTGTACCCTACTCCTTCCCTTTCTCACATCATTTtctctttctcttcttcttctccttcaccttcctcttcttcctctatttCTTCTGCTTCTTCTTCATCTGCTTCTTCTTCTGCTTTGTCTCTCTCTTCTTCTTTCTCCATGCCTTTACCCACTGGCGCTGTTTTGATTTCCTTCCCTTCACTGTCTTCCTCATCCCTTTCCCATCTTCGATCCTTTGTTTCCCTTTCTAAAGGTCTTTTCAAGCTGGTCTTTATCACTACCGACTCGGATTATGACCCCAAATCCGATGATGCCCGCAACTGGGATTGCTGCTCCATCTCTCTGTTTTCAAGGCGGACAGGCGATAGGATCGAGTCCATGCAGTCATTTTCAAGGGCTTTAACTGGAATGGGATGGACCCTTTACAGTACAAGGAAAAACCCTTCTCTGGATTCCCTTAATACCGCTACCAAATCGGTTCACTTGTTCAGAAAAGTGGATTCTGGTCGTGTTCGTGGAGGAAGAGGCAATGGGGAACACAGGATAAGAGAGCTGAGATTGCCTTCGTTGGATTTCAGGAATGCTCCTTTGAAGATATTGCAGTATATTGTTTTGATGACTGATGATGTTTTTTATCTTGGGTAA